A window from Candidatus Nitrospira neomarina encodes these proteins:
- a CDS encoding RNA polymerase sigma factor translates to MLISPSPHHALDKLNLDESGLVRALQAGDEQVFASVMDWYSGSLLRLAMSYVPSRAVAEEVVQETWMGVFEGIQRFESRSSFKTWLFRILTNRAKTRGIRESRYEPSGLSTSSPDADERPSLEDSLFIAEGSGMGHWKDPPHDWEPDTPERVLLSKECRAAIETAIENLPATQRQVMTLRDIEGVSSEEVCNILEISETNQRVLLHRARIRVRRELQPYVQGKNT, encoded by the coding sequence TTGCTCATTTCTCCCTCTCCTCACCATGCGCTCGATAAGCTCAATCTTGATGAGTCAGGGTTGGTGCGGGCTCTTCAAGCTGGTGATGAGCAGGTGTTTGCGTCCGTGATGGATTGGTATTCTGGTTCGTTATTGCGGTTAGCCATGTCCTATGTCCCCAGCCGGGCTGTAGCCGAAGAAGTCGTGCAGGAAACCTGGATGGGGGTATTTGAGGGCATTCAACGGTTTGAGAGCCGGTCATCCTTTAAAACCTGGCTTTTCCGGATTTTAACGAATCGGGCCAAAACACGAGGAATACGAGAGAGTCGCTATGAGCCGTCGGGGCTGAGCACTTCTTCTCCGGATGCCGATGAGAGACCTTCCTTGGAAGACTCGCTTTTTATAGCAGAAGGTTCCGGAATGGGTCATTGGAAAGATCCACCCCATGACTGGGAACCGGATACACCGGAACGGGTATTACTGTCAAAGGAATGCCGAGCAGCGATTGAAACCGCCATTGAAAACCTGCCGGCTACGCAGCGGCAGGTGATGACCTTGCGCGATATCGAGGGTGTCAGCTCTGAGGAAGTCTGTAACATCCTTGAGATCAGTGAGACCAATCAACGGGTGCTGTTACACCGAGCGCGCATCAGGGTGCGCCGAGAGCTTCAACCCTATGTTCAGGGAAAGAACACCTAA
- a CDS encoding helix-turn-helix transcriptional regulator has protein sequence MSRRSIGIPCTTVPKSTQGNGLSRLQEIADRRSIPGVLLFSGSGDVLFMNAEAETLSRQIMGDAYDAEARGVWPADVLELCDSLRILLANPENQLVEGQHELRRVTGDVKSPVLLRGFPLAAHTEKDEACMLIIMEKIGRERRVVSNQAKEQYRLTSREVEIVKYISEGWTNKEIARHLEISEHTVKEHVRHLLKKTKTTTRTGILAQIFQDT, from the coding sequence TTGAGTCGACGATCTATCGGCATTCCTTGTACGACTGTTCCAAAATCCACTCAGGGAAATGGTCTATCCCGGCTCCAGGAAATTGCCGACCGACGATCCATTCCCGGTGTGTTGCTCTTTTCGGGATCCGGAGACGTGCTGTTTATGAATGCCGAGGCAGAAACGTTAAGCCGTCAAATCATGGGAGACGCGTATGATGCCGAGGCGCGAGGTGTGTGGCCTGCCGATGTCTTGGAGTTATGTGACTCCCTTCGAATACTTTTAGCCAATCCCGAGAACCAGTTGGTGGAGGGCCAGCATGAGTTGAGACGAGTGACAGGTGATGTGAAATCGCCCGTATTACTGAGGGGTTTTCCATTAGCGGCCCATACAGAAAAAGATGAAGCCTGTATGCTCATCATCATGGAGAAAATCGGACGGGAACGGCGGGTGGTGTCTAATCAGGCTAAGGAGCAGTATCGTTTGACCAGTCGGGAAGTAGAAATTGTGAAATATATCAGTGAGGGATGGACCAATAAGGAAATTGCTCGACATCTGGAGATTAGTGAACATACGGTAAAAGAGCATGTTCGCCATCTTCTAAAGAAAACGAAAACCACTACTCGAACAGGTATTCTTGCCCAAATCTTTCAGGATACCTAA
- a CDS encoding tetratricopeptide repeat protein, which produces MKPHWYVNMSLVLGILALVGIDIPSHNHVYAESVLLQEGLGKHHFPISSNGAMVQRYFDQGLILSFGFNHAEAARSFRESQKRDPDCAMCYWGEALVLGPNINAPMDPSVVPQAFAAMEKAVALKDQATEKEASLIQALAMRYSKKVMTDRSPLDVAYAEAMRTVAQQFPDDPTIGALLAEALMDLHPWDFWSRGGEPKPWTPEIVSTLESVLDQSASHPLANHLYIHIMEASSHPEKALPSAERLPALVPGSGHLVHMPAHIYIRVGRYRDAVLANQHAVKVDAHYLNHAHEESLYTAAYVPHNSHFLWAAAMKLGQQQLAMQAALETAASVKPEMMRAPGIAGTIQHFWIIPLYTKIAFGQWSNILAESSPPVDLRYPTAIWHYARGIALVRQNKLEAAQQEFMKLAEIARDPAVAKLTILDLNNIADILGIAEAVLAGEIAAGHGNYEEAVRQLQRAVELEDGLNYTEPKDWYLPSRQVLGSVLLEAGRAAEAERVFREDLQDHPQNGWALFGMEQSLRAQGKTDEAEKVLQSFRQVWSDADVILTSARF; this is translated from the coding sequence ATGAAACCCCATTGGTATGTAAACATGTCATTGGTTCTGGGTATTCTGGCTCTGGTTGGAATTGACATACCTTCCCACAATCATGTCTATGCAGAGTCCGTCCTCCTTCAAGAGGGATTAGGGAAACATCATTTTCCAATCTCCTCCAATGGAGCGATGGTGCAGCGGTATTTCGATCAAGGTCTCATCCTGTCTTTTGGTTTTAATCATGCCGAAGCAGCCAGGTCTTTCCGAGAATCTCAAAAGCGCGATCCCGACTGCGCCATGTGTTATTGGGGTGAGGCGTTGGTCCTCGGTCCGAATATCAATGCGCCGATGGATCCTTCTGTCGTTCCTCAGGCTTTCGCAGCCATGGAGAAAGCGGTCGCGCTGAAGGATCAGGCCACGGAAAAAGAGGCCTCGCTCATTCAGGCGCTGGCGATGCGTTACTCCAAAAAGGTGATGACCGATCGTTCCCCCCTCGACGTGGCCTATGCCGAGGCGATGCGAACTGTGGCACAGCAGTTTCCCGACGACCCGACCATTGGCGCGTTATTAGCTGAAGCGCTGATGGACCTGCATCCCTGGGATTTTTGGAGTAGAGGAGGAGAGCCTAAACCCTGGACACCGGAAATTGTCTCGACGCTGGAGTCCGTGTTAGACCAATCCGCCAGCCATCCTTTGGCCAATCATCTGTATATTCATATCATGGAAGCCTCATCCCATCCCGAGAAGGCTCTTCCCAGTGCTGAACGATTGCCAGCCCTTGTCCCTGGCTCAGGACATCTTGTCCATATGCCTGCTCATATCTATATTCGAGTCGGGCGGTATCGAGATGCGGTGTTGGCCAATCAACATGCTGTGAAAGTTGATGCGCACTATTTGAACCATGCTCACGAGGAAAGTCTGTATACCGCGGCCTATGTTCCTCATAATTCACATTTCCTCTGGGCGGCGGCGATGAAGCTCGGGCAACAGCAGCTGGCGATGCAGGCGGCTCTTGAAACCGCGGCATCCGTCAAACCAGAGATGATGCGCGCTCCCGGCATCGCCGGAACCATTCAACATTTTTGGATTATTCCCCTCTATACCAAAATTGCCTTCGGGCAGTGGTCGAACATTCTCGCTGAGTCCTCGCCTCCAGTGGATTTACGGTATCCCACGGCTATTTGGCATTATGCAAGGGGAATCGCCTTGGTGCGTCAAAATAAACTGGAGGCTGCCCAACAGGAATTCATGAAACTCGCGGAGATTGCCCGTGACCCTGCGGTGGCTAAACTGACGATTCTTGATCTGAATAATATCGCCGATATCCTGGGCATTGCGGAGGCTGTTCTGGCAGGAGAAATTGCGGCAGGTCACGGAAATTATGAGGAGGCGGTTCGGCAGCTGCAACGGGCAGTCGAACTTGAAGACGGATTGAATTATACGGAACCGAAGGATTGGTATCTGCCATCGCGCCAGGTGTTGGGTTCGGTGCTTCTGGAGGCCGGAAGAGCTGCCGAAGCTGAGCGCGTATTTCGAGAGGATCTCCAGGATCATCCTCAAAACGGGTGGGCGCTTTTCGGAATGGAACAGAGTTTACGCGCCCAGGGAAAAACCGATGAGGCTGAAAAAGTCCTTCAGTCGTTTCGCCAGGTATGGAGCGATGCGGATGTGATCTTGACCTCTGCCCGGTTTTAA
- a CDS encoding DMT family transporter, translating to MTYLYLFLAIVAEVIATSSLKAAEGFTKLGPSLLVVIGYFAAFYLLSLVLRSMTVGIAYAIWSGVGIVLLALVGAVAFREIPDTPAVIGMGLIIAGVIVIHVFSHTVRV from the coding sequence ATGACCTATTTGTATTTGTTTTTGGCTATTGTGGCAGAAGTGATTGCCACCAGTTCACTCAAAGCAGCCGAGGGTTTCACCAAATTAGGCCCGAGCCTGTTAGTTGTCATTGGATATTTCGCGGCATTTTATTTGTTAAGCCTCGTGTTGAGAAGCATGACGGTCGGAATCGCTTATGCCATTTGGTCAGGTGTTGGCATCGTTCTCCTGGCGCTCGTCGGTGCAGTCGCCTTTCGGGAAATTCCAGATACGCCGGCAGTCATTGGAATGGGGTTGATCATCGCGGGCGTGATTGTCATTCATGTCTTTTCCCACACCGTTCGGGTATAG